The Gymnogyps californianus isolate 813 chromosome 5, ASM1813914v2, whole genome shotgun sequence DNA segment TGAAGACGAAGCTACTGTACAGAGCCTGAAGGATGACTTTTATGGGCTGGCAGGCATGCCAGGAGTGCTGGGGGTGGTTGACTGCACCCACGTGGCAATCAAAGCGCCAAATGCTGAGGACCTGTCCTATGTGAACCGAAAGGGTCTCCATTCTCTGAACTGCCTGATGGTGTGTGATGCCAGAGGAGTCCTCCTGAGTGCAGAAACGCACTGGCCAGGCAGCCTGCCTGACTGCACGGTGTTACAGCAGGCAGCCCTTACAAGCCAATTTGAAACTGAGCTACATAAAGATGGCTGGCTACTTGGTAAGTCAATTTTTCATCgttgttttctgtggaaagtCTTATATATTGGCTCCTTATTGAGTCTAGAGCCTCTGGGCACAAGTGATACATTTACTTTTGATTGCTTTCCTGCAAATTCCTTGAGATTTGCGATTCAGTTTGGCGGATCCTTCTCTTAGAAGTCTAGAACAGTAACTTCCAATCTGTGTTTTATACAGTCTGATTATTGTATGTGTTAGTTTACATTCATTCTGTTAACAGCTTGTTTTCAGTATCCTACACCTTTCTAAGCTGAATTATGCAATTTTTAATTCTATGTAGGGTCTTAGTCCAGCTGTCTTTCACTGTATTATGTAGTAAATGAATTCTCTTAAAACTCTTCGTGTTCTTCCAGGATTTCCCTGTGTAAAACTGAATgcctttattttgttgtttgtcaCATTTGTAAACCTGAGTTATTGTTGCTCTTCCATGCTTTCTCATGCCTTCTGTTTTAGCCAGAGAAATAAGTTATTCTGTATCTGCAGTACCAGAAAACCAAGGGTCAAGAGCTGAAATCTGTGGTTAACTGTAGGTATCTAAcctgtcctcctccttttcaCTGCTAACAGGTGACAGCTCCTTCTTTCTCCGAACATGGTTGATGACGCCTCTGCATATCCCGGAGACACCTGCTGAATATCGTTACAACATGGCGCATTCTGCCACTCACAATGTCATTGAGCGGACGTTCAGAACCATTCGGTCACGTTTCCGCTGCCTGGATGGGTCCAAAGGCACCCTGCAGTATTCTCCAGAGAAATCCAGCCACATCATTCTGGCCTGCTGTGTGCTTCATAACATCTCCCTGGAACA contains these protein-coding regions:
- the HARBI1 gene encoding putative nuclease HARBI1 encodes the protein MAVPIAVLDCDLLLYGRGHRTLDRFKLEDVTDEYLVSTYGFPRQFIYYLVDLLGASLSRPTQRSRAISPETQILAALGFYTSGSFQTRMGDAIGISQASMSRCVANVTEALVERASQFIHFPEDEATVQSLKDDFYGLAGMPGVLGVVDCTHVAIKAPNAEDLSYVNRKGLHSLNCLMVCDARGVLLSAETHWPGSLPDCTVLQQAALTSQFETELHKDGWLLGDSSFFLRTWLMTPLHIPETPAEYRYNMAHSATHNVIERTFRTIRSRFRCLDGSKGTLQYSPEKSSHIILACCVLHNISLEHGLDVWSSPATGHMEQPEEEYEQMESMDSEACRIRQELLLTHFS